A single Clavibacter nebraskensis NCPPB 2581 DNA region contains:
- the lgt gene encoding prolipoprotein diacylglyceryl transferase: protein MSIPSPDPSDTRFDVTAWLQGLGIDLPLTFVIHAYAVCILIGIVIAAFVTNHRLTKRGAESWVTIDFTLCALVLGIVGARAFHVLTHPGDYFYDGANLWRVLYVWEGGIAIFGALIGGAVGVWLGSKWTGVRFWTFADALAPGLLLAQAAGRMGNYFNQELFGTPTTLPWGLEVDPTNAAFPAGLPAGTLFHPTFLYEIVWNVAGALLIILLGRAVRLQWGRGLAVYLMWYGLGRMVFESIRIDPSEIFFGVRTNVWAAFLAVAVGFVLFLVQTRRHVGSEPSPYLPGRTPEDVSARAKAGRDGEVASVYTDSDFADVDDDRASTGSDSHALPATSGRGA from the coding sequence ATGAGCATCCCCAGCCCGGATCCGTCCGACACCCGGTTCGACGTCACGGCGTGGCTCCAGGGCCTCGGCATCGACCTGCCGCTCACCTTCGTGATCCACGCGTACGCCGTGTGCATCCTCATCGGCATCGTCATCGCCGCGTTCGTCACGAACCACCGGCTCACCAAGCGCGGGGCGGAGAGCTGGGTCACCATCGACTTCACGCTGTGCGCGCTCGTCCTCGGCATCGTCGGCGCCCGCGCGTTCCACGTGCTCACCCACCCCGGCGACTACTTCTACGACGGCGCGAACCTGTGGCGCGTGCTCTACGTGTGGGAGGGCGGCATCGCCATCTTCGGCGCCCTCATCGGAGGTGCCGTGGGCGTGTGGCTCGGCTCCAAGTGGACGGGCGTCCGCTTCTGGACCTTCGCCGACGCGCTGGCCCCCGGCCTCCTCCTCGCCCAGGCCGCGGGCCGCATGGGCAACTACTTCAACCAGGAGCTGTTCGGCACGCCCACCACGCTGCCGTGGGGCCTCGAGGTCGACCCGACCAACGCCGCGTTCCCGGCCGGCCTCCCGGCCGGCACGCTGTTCCACCCCACGTTCCTCTACGAGATCGTGTGGAACGTCGCGGGGGCGCTGCTCATCATCCTGCTCGGCCGCGCCGTCCGCCTCCAATGGGGCCGCGGCCTCGCCGTGTACCTCATGTGGTACGGCCTCGGGCGCATGGTCTTCGAGTCGATCCGCATCGACCCCAGCGAGATCTTCTTCGGTGTCCGCACCAACGTCTGGGCGGCGTTCCTCGCCGTCGCGGTCGGCTTCGTGCTCTTCCTCGTCCAGACCCGGCGCCACGTCGGCAGCGAGCCGAGCCCGTACCTGCCCGGCCGCACCCCGGAGGACGTGAGCGCCCGCGCGAAGGCGGGCCGCGACGGCGAGGTAGCATCGGTGTACACGGATTCGGATTTCGCCGACGTCGACGACGATCGGGCATCCACCGGGTCGGACTCCCACGCTCTCCCCGCCACAAGCGGACGCGGCGCCTAG
- the trpB gene encoding tryptophan synthase subunit beta, producing MTDLRSVTGPYFGEFGGRYVPESLVAALDELSAAWEELKVDPAFIEELRELHRSYTGRPSLITEVPRFAEHAGGARIILKREDLNHTGSHKINNVLGQALLTKKIGKKRIIAETGAGQHGVATATAAALFGLDCVIYMGEVDTERQALNVARMRLLGAEVIPVRSGSRTLKDAINDAMRDWVTNVETTNYVFGTVAGPHPFPAMVRDLQKVIGEEAREQVLALTGRLPDAVAACVGGGSNAIGIFHAFLDDADVALYGFEAGGDGADTPRTAATITKGRPGMLHGARSYLLQDEDGQTIDSHSISAGLDYPGVGPEHSWLSDLGRASYRPVTDDQAMSALRLLSRTEGIIPAIESAHALAGALELGEELGPESIILVNLSGRGDKDMETAGRYFDLIDAGAEQS from the coding sequence ATGACCGACCTGCGCAGCGTCACCGGCCCGTACTTCGGCGAGTTCGGCGGCCGCTACGTCCCGGAGTCCCTCGTCGCCGCCCTCGACGAGCTGTCGGCGGCGTGGGAGGAGCTCAAGGTCGACCCCGCCTTCATCGAGGAGCTCCGCGAGCTGCACCGCAGCTACACGGGCCGCCCGTCGCTCATCACGGAGGTGCCGCGGTTCGCCGAACACGCCGGGGGCGCGCGCATCATCCTCAAGCGCGAGGACCTCAACCACACCGGCTCGCACAAGATCAACAACGTGCTGGGCCAGGCGCTCCTCACGAAGAAGATCGGCAAGAAGCGCATCATCGCGGAGACGGGCGCGGGCCAGCACGGCGTCGCGACGGCCACCGCGGCCGCGCTCTTCGGCCTCGACTGCGTCATCTACATGGGCGAGGTCGACACGGAGCGCCAGGCGCTGAACGTGGCGCGCATGCGCCTGCTCGGCGCCGAGGTCATCCCGGTCCGCTCGGGCTCGCGCACGCTCAAGGACGCCATCAACGACGCCATGCGCGACTGGGTCACCAACGTCGAGACCACGAACTACGTCTTCGGGACGGTCGCGGGACCGCACCCGTTCCCGGCCATGGTCCGGGACCTGCAGAAGGTCATCGGCGAGGAGGCGCGCGAGCAGGTCCTCGCGCTCACCGGCCGCCTGCCCGATGCCGTCGCGGCGTGCGTCGGCGGCGGATCCAACGCCATCGGCATCTTCCACGCGTTCCTCGACGACGCCGACGTGGCCCTCTACGGCTTCGAGGCCGGCGGCGACGGCGCGGACACCCCGCGCACGGCCGCCACCATCACCAAGGGCCGCCCCGGCATGCTGCACGGCGCGCGCAGCTACCTCCTCCAGGACGAGGACGGCCAGACCATAGACTCGCACTCGATCTCCGCCGGCCTCGACTATCCGGGCGTCGGCCCGGAGCACTCGTGGCTGTCGGACCTGGGTCGCGCGTCGTACCGTCCCGTCACGGACGACCAGGCCATGAGCGCGCTCCGCCTGCTCAGCCGCACCGAGGGCATCATCCCGGCCATCGAGTCGGCGCACGCCCTCGCCGGCGCGCTCGAGCTCGGCGAGGAGCTCGGCCCGGAGTCGATCATCCTCGTCAACCTCAGCGGCCGCGGCGACAAGGACATGGAGACCGCGGGCAGGTACTTCGACCTCATCGACGCCGGGGCGGAGCAGTCGTGA
- the trpA gene encoding tryptophan synthase subunit alpha, which produces MTAAAHAAAPTGSPVERTIALRREQGSGALVGYLPVGFPDVATSIEAAVALVENGVDVIELGLPYSDPVMDGPVIQRATQTALAQGFRLRDGFDALHAITQRVDAPVLLMTYWNPVVQYGVERFADDILAAGGAGLITPDLIPDEGADWLAASERTGLDRVFLAAPSSSEARLHQAVERSRGFVYAVSTMGITGARQDVDQAARGLVSRLRDAGSTSACVGIGISTGDQVREVLDYADGAIVGSALVAALADGGVPGVARAAADLARGTALQ; this is translated from the coding sequence GTGACCGCGGCCGCGCACGCCGCCGCGCCCACCGGCAGTCCCGTCGAGCGCACCATCGCGCTCCGCCGCGAGCAGGGATCGGGCGCCCTCGTCGGCTACCTGCCCGTCGGCTTCCCCGACGTCGCCACGAGCATCGAGGCGGCCGTCGCGCTCGTCGAGAACGGCGTCGACGTCATCGAGCTCGGCCTGCCCTACAGCGACCCCGTCATGGACGGCCCCGTCATCCAGCGCGCCACGCAGACGGCCCTCGCGCAGGGCTTCCGGCTCCGGGACGGCTTCGACGCGCTGCACGCGATCACGCAGCGCGTCGACGCCCCCGTCCTCCTCATGACCTACTGGAACCCCGTCGTGCAGTACGGCGTGGAGCGCTTCGCGGACGACATCCTCGCCGCGGGCGGTGCCGGCCTCATCACGCCGGACCTCATCCCGGACGAGGGCGCCGACTGGCTCGCCGCGTCCGAGCGCACGGGCCTCGACCGCGTGTTCCTCGCGGCGCCGTCCTCCAGCGAGGCCCGCCTGCACCAGGCGGTCGAGCGCAGCCGCGGGTTCGTCTACGCGGTCTCCACGATGGGCATCACGGGAGCGCGGCAGGACGTCGACCAGGCCGCGCGCGGGCTCGTGTCGCGCCTGCGCGACGCCGGCTCCACGAGCGCCTGCGTGGGCATCGGCATCTCCACCGGCGACCAGGTGCGCGAGGTGCTCGACTACGCCGACGGCGCCATCGTCGGGTCCGCCCTCGTCGCGGCCCTCGCCGACGGCGGCGTGCCCGGGGTCGCCCGCGCCGCGGCCGATCTCGCGCGGGGAACCGCGCTACAGTAG